One segment of Candidatus Hydrogenedentota bacterium DNA contains the following:
- a CDS encoding type II/IV secretion system protein — MAEERINHPGGEELVRRELITREELDRVRETAAQSGVPWYRALVQARKIGFETLEGILRYEFHSPSSRKAHNTLGETLVRRESVTRAQLEEALGEQSRSGRLLGSILLERGFVTRRAIAVALADQTGMEFADLDKTPSAAEALDAVPHGLCLKCGMLPVALEGDRLTVLVTSPQARERVQEVGVLLGKRMHALLTASDNLADEIRSRYQELEEAEDMHGMPEETEPTPAPQARTGEQAMDTTRGPDEGNRFTELAKQAQGTPVVKLVSTILEGAVNAGATDIHLDPQDPETRVRYRIDGVLHDVMSLPRAQHHAVVSRVKILADMDITETRHPQDGHLKDLINGRSLDIRVATLPTFLGERVVMRLLDQAAVLSGIRDLGMDKADEKTMLRLVGQPYGMILVTGPTGSGKTTTLYAALNQKDVFSESIVTIEDPVEYQLPGINQVQVDTDIGLTFAATLRATLRQDIDVLLIGEIRDVETAQIAVRAAMTGHLVFSTLHTNDAVEAVGTLRNMGIAPFLISAALTAVVGQRLVRKICPECKKAYKPGKDLLEALRLPGDTKRLHKGAGCPACHHTGTHGRTGVFEILEITPKVRGLILAEAGAEAIAEGAGMRPMAESCRAKILDGVISAEEYLRVVRA; from the coding sequence ATGGCCGAAGAGCGAATAAACCACCCCGGCGGCGAGGAGCTGGTGCGCCGTGAGCTGATCACACGCGAGGAGCTGGACCGCGTCCGGGAGACGGCCGCCCAGAGCGGCGTGCCCTGGTACCGCGCGCTGGTGCAGGCCCGCAAGATCGGCTTCGAGACACTGGAGGGCATCCTCCGCTACGAGTTCCACTCGCCGTCGTCGCGCAAGGCGCACAACACCCTGGGCGAGACCCTCGTGCGGCGGGAGAGCGTCACGCGCGCCCAGCTGGAGGAGGCCCTGGGCGAGCAGAGCCGCAGCGGCCGCCTCCTCGGCAGCATCCTGCTGGAGCGCGGCTTCGTCACGCGGCGCGCCATCGCCGTCGCCCTCGCCGACCAGACCGGCATGGAGTTCGCCGACCTCGACAAGACCCCCAGCGCCGCCGAGGCCCTCGACGCCGTCCCCCACGGCCTCTGCCTCAAGTGCGGCATGCTCCCCGTTGCCCTGGAGGGAGACCGGCTCACGGTCCTCGTCACGAGTCCGCAGGCGCGCGAGCGCGTGCAGGAGGTCGGCGTGCTCCTCGGAAAACGCATGCACGCCCTGCTCACGGCCAGCGACAACCTTGCCGACGAGATCCGCTCGCGCTACCAGGAGCTGGAGGAGGCGGAGGACATGCACGGCATGCCGGAGGAAACGGAGCCCACCCCCGCGCCGCAGGCGCGGACAGGAGAACAGGCCATGGACACAACGCGCGGCCCGGACGAGGGAAACCGGTTCACCGAGCTGGCGAAGCAGGCGCAGGGCACGCCGGTGGTGAAACTGGTCTCGACCATCCTCGAGGGCGCGGTGAACGCCGGCGCCACGGACATCCACCTCGACCCGCAGGACCCCGAAACGCGCGTCCGCTACCGCATTGACGGCGTCCTCCACGATGTCATGAGCCTGCCCAGGGCCCAGCACCACGCCGTCGTCTCGCGCGTGAAAATCCTCGCCGACATGGACATCACCGAGACCCGCCACCCCCAGGACGGACACCTCAAGGACCTCATCAACGGACGCAGCCTCGACATCCGCGTGGCCACCCTGCCCACCTTCCTCGGCGAGCGCGTCGTCATGCGCCTCCTCGACCAGGCCGCCGTCCTCTCGGGCATCCGCGACCTCGGCATGGACAAGGCCGACGAGAAGACCATGCTCCGCCTCGTCGGCCAGCCCTACGGCATGATCCTCGTCACCGGGCCCACGGGCAGCGGCAAGACCACCACCCTCTACGCCGCCCTCAACCAGAAGGACGTTTTCAGCGAAAGCATCGTCACCATCGAGGACCCCGTGGAGTACCAGCTCCCCGGCATCAACCAGGTCCAGGTGGACACCGACATCGGCCTCACCTTCGCCGCCACGCTCCGCGCCACCCTGCGCCAGGACATTGACGTCCTCCTCATCGGCGAAATCCGCGACGTTGAGACCGCCCAGATCGCCGTGCGCGCCGCCATGACCGGACACCTCGTCTTCAGCACCCTGCACACCAACGACGCCGTCGAGGCCGTCGGCACCCTCCGCAACATGGGCATCGCGCCCTTCCTCATCTCCGCCGCCCTCACCGCCGTCGTCGGCCAGCGCCTCGTCCGCAAAATCTGCCCCGAGTGCAAGAAGGCCTACAAGCCCGGGAAGGACCTGCTGGAGGCCCTGCGGCTGCCCGGGGACACCAAGCGCCTCCACAAAGGCGCCGGCTGCCCCGCCTGCCACCACACCGGCACCCACGGCCGCACGGGGGTCTTCGAAATCCTCGAAATCACCCCGAAAGTCCGCGGCCTCATCCTCGCCGAAGCCGGCGCCGAAGCCATCGCCGAAGGCGCCGGCATGCGCCCCATGGCCGAAAGCTGCCGCGCGAAAATCCTCGACGGCGTCATCAGCGCCGAGGAATACCTCCGGGTTGTGCGCGCCTAG
- a CDS encoding virulence RhuM family protein, which produces MAAEVPGGELVLYQTPDGRTRVECRFAEESLWLSQALMAELFQTTPQNITLHLKTLYAEGEIEERATCKDFLQVRMEGVRQVQRAVKFYNLDAILAVGYRVRSPRGVQFRQWATERLREYLVKGFTMDDDRLKNPPVEGSGVPDYFDELLERIRDIRASERRMYLRVREIFALAADYDPKREKTSTFFGVMQNKLHFAATGQTAAELIRRRADHTLPNMGLTSFKGGRVTKADVTTAKNYLNEAEVSELNRIVVMWLDYAEDQARRRKQVFLRDWEARLDAFLEFNERAVLTRAGSATKAEAHSHAEAEYERFAARRRAQLEAEGARDAVDTLEQTAKQLPDTASKRVRKPKS; this is translated from the coding sequence ATGGCAGCAGAAGTGCCCGGCGGCGAACTCGTGCTCTACCAGACGCCGGACGGCCGCACCCGCGTGGAATGCCGCTTCGCCGAGGAAAGCCTCTGGTTGAGCCAGGCGCTCATGGCGGAGCTGTTTCAAACCACACCGCAAAACATCACCCTGCATCTGAAAACTCTGTATGCGGAAGGCGAGATCGAGGAGCGGGCAACTTGTAAGGATTTCTTACAAGTTCGGATGGAGGGCGTCCGGCAGGTCCAGAGAGCGGTCAAGTTCTACAACCTCGACGCCATCCTCGCCGTGGGCTACCGCGTGCGGTCGCCGCGCGGCGTCCAGTTCCGCCAGTGGGCCACGGAGCGCCTGCGTGAGTACCTCGTGAAGGGGTTCACGATGGACGATGACCGGCTGAAGAACCCGCCCGTCGAGGGGTCGGGCGTGCCGGACTATTTCGACGAGCTGCTGGAGCGCATCCGCGACATCCGCGCCAGCGAACGGCGCATGTACCTGCGGGTGCGGGAGATTTTCGCCCTCGCCGCCGACTATGACCCGAAACGGGAGAAGACCTCCACGTTTTTCGGTGTCATGCAGAACAAGCTGCATTTTGCCGCCACGGGCCAGACAGCGGCGGAGCTCATCCGGCGGCGCGCCGACCACACGCTTCCCAACATGGGCCTGACCTCCTTCAAGGGCGGACGGGTAACCAAGGCCGACGTGACCACGGCGAAGAACTACCTGAACGAGGCGGAAGTCTCCGAACTGAACCGCATCGTGGTCATGTGGCTGGACTACGCCGAGGATCAGGCGCGGCGGAGGAAACAGGTGTTCCTTCGGGATTGGGAGGCCAGACTCGATGCGTTTCTTGAGTTTAATGAGCGGGCTGTCCTGACCCGTGCAGGCAGCGCAACAAAAGCGGAGGCTCATTCCCACGCCGAAGCAGAGTACGAGCGGTTTGCCGCGCGCCGACGCGCACAACTGGAAGCGGAAGGCGCACGGGATGCCGTGGATACCTTGGAGCAGACAGCGAAGCAGCTTCCCGACACGGCTTCAAAGCGTGTCAGGAAACCAAAGTCCTAA
- the dnaN gene encoding DNA polymerase III subunit beta encodes MRIQVPKTELASAVNKVKSVVKEKSALPILSHLLLETGDSCVYVTGTDLKTTLIAKVDCTVERPGTLAVNGQRLASLLGEDEEGDAIFDIEEDGVVLFAWGNTETRLFSMPADDFPPVKKVEAGVALSFSQAVLRRLFQKTAFAICTEQGRYNLTGLLFELRGGKLTVVATDGRRMSLAAADDPVDTDQEIKVIIPAKMVTELASLFSSDPEAMVDVRVESSHVAFSMEGMTAISALIEGSFPNYEMVIPKKHDKEVVVGTEAFSRVMRLGFKMTNDKFRNVRLCMRPDVMQVVAKTPEVGEYTEEIPVEYSGEEVEIAFNPIYVLDVLRNVEQEKVCLLLKDTASPGVIKPYTDAPVDNYVNVVMPIRI; translated from the coding sequence ATGCGCATCCAAGTTCCGAAAACCGAGCTGGCCAGTGCGGTGAACAAGGTCAAAAGCGTGGTCAAGGAGAAGAGCGCCCTGCCTATCCTGTCGCACTTGCTCCTGGAGACGGGGGACAGCTGCGTCTATGTGACGGGCACGGATCTGAAGACCACCCTGATCGCAAAGGTGGACTGCACCGTGGAACGGCCGGGCACGCTGGCGGTCAACGGCCAGCGTCTGGCCTCGCTGCTCGGGGAGGACGAGGAAGGGGACGCCATCTTCGACATCGAGGAGGATGGTGTGGTTCTGTTCGCCTGGGGAAACACGGAGACCCGCCTCTTCAGCATGCCGGCGGATGATTTTCCGCCGGTGAAGAAGGTGGAGGCCGGAGTGGCGCTGTCTTTCAGCCAGGCCGTTCTCCGGCGGCTGTTTCAGAAGACGGCGTTCGCCATCTGCACGGAGCAGGGCCGGTACAATCTGACGGGGCTGCTGTTTGAACTGCGCGGCGGAAAGCTGACGGTGGTGGCCACGGACGGACGGCGCATGAGTTTGGCGGCAGCGGACGATCCGGTGGACACGGACCAGGAAATCAAGGTGATCATTCCCGCGAAAATGGTCACGGAGCTTGCCAGTCTTTTCTCGTCTGATCCGGAGGCAATGGTGGATGTGCGCGTGGAGAGCAGCCATGTGGCCTTCAGCATGGAGGGCATGACCGCCATCTCCGCGCTCATTGAGGGCAGCTTCCCCAACTACGAGATGGTTATCCCGAAGAAACACGACAAGGAGGTGGTGGTGGGGACGGAGGCCTTCTCGCGCGTCATGCGACTGGGCTTCAAGATGACAAACGACAAGTTCCGCAACGTGCGGCTCTGCATGCGGCCGGACGTCATGCAGGTGGTGGCCAAGACCCCGGAAGTCGGCGAGTATACCGAGGAAATCCCGGTGGAGTACAGCGGGGAAGAGGTGGAGATCGCCTTCAACCCGATCTATGTGCTGGATGTTCTCCGCAATGTCGAACAGGAGAAGGTCTGCCTGCTGCTGAAGGACACGGCGAGTCCCGGGGTCATCAAGCCCTACACGGACGCGCCGGTGGACAACTACGTGAACGTGGTCATGCCGATCCGCATCTGA